A segment of the Toxotes jaculatrix isolate fToxJac2 chromosome 2, fToxJac2.pri, whole genome shotgun sequence genome:
CGACACTAAGGAACATATTAAATACAGCAAGGGTGAATTATCGCGGAGACCTCAACTATGCAGGCAAACGTCCAAACTAAGGGGGCGTAGGACACATGGCAAACCCACTGAGGATGATTTCTGTGAACTACAGTGTTTAAAGATTATGTACAACAACAAGGCTGCAGTCCGTCGGCATCCTAATATCTCTGACTGTTAAAAGTTAGCTGGCTCAGTTACAGTTCATAAATATTTGAACCCAAATGACTAGCGACTACATTAGCTAAAATCTATTCTTACATCCTAAACCTGTTAAACCCCGGCATCTTGTTTGcatctgggggaaaaaaaaaaccacatacattTCAAAAACTACTTTACACCACACGTCCAGTACGggcctccccccccccccctcattcAGCCGACCTCCTCGTCACACTGAACATGTTTgagtttacatttttacacGTCACCGgccggggagggggggggggcacgtGTGTCGTTAAGCAGTGGCACTACGTTAGAGACGAAGAGGAAAGTTTCAAGGTGCATACAAGCTATCTGTGGGACACCGCACAGTCATTAGGTTGGTGTGTGGAATGAAATCAACGGAGAGGCTGTTTGACTGTGCAGGCGTAGGACACATGCAGAGATGTCTCATTGCTTGTTACATAGTTGGAAACTAGCAGGCCGCAATCAGGAACTCTGGTACTCAAATCAAGGCTGGGTCGTGATACCAACAAGTCGCACTTCTTGGTATTACAACTCATCCTTTCATACATAAGTCTCCAGGTCTTTCAGCTGGGAAAAGGTGACAGGTTGTTGTAGTTTCTCAAGTCTcaggtgaaggtgtgtgtgtatgagtgtgtgtgtcagtgtttgtcaggTGCTGCGTGCGCTCGTCCATTCTGTGTTGTCGGGGTTGGTGTGGCTCTGTATCATATGCCTGAGTGTCTGCCTCTAGATGTGCATTAATCCGTGTGTGTGCCAGTGCGTCTGAAACCGCAGCAGTACAGCACTGCTCTGCGTACGGGGGACAGACTATAGGAAAGCACTTGGGTTTGCTCGTGGATCCTTCTGGTTTCTGTAGCGCACAGCGAGCCACACTCCGAGGATCTGCCAGTGTGAAGGATTACACAGGTTAGACAAGGGTCAGCGTTACGCTCACGGACACTGTGACACGCTGTTAGGGGAAGCAGGGAATCAAACCAAAGGGGGTGGGAGTCAAATCTCACGATTACAACTCAGAATCAAGCTCGTAACCGATTCTCAGTACAACAGAAAACCAGTTGCACTGACGCCGAACAGTTGAGTTAGTCAGCGGAATTATAATAAGAAACATCAGAGGAAGTGAACAGGTTCTGATAAAGATCAACAcagcttttttatttaaaaaaaaaaaaaaaaatgaacggGGTTAAATCAGAATATGTCAGTGTTCTGTCTGCGTGGGAACAACGAAAAACTTTAATCTATTAAACAACATCACGAGTTTAAATCTCTTCTGCcactttttaatgtgaaaaaaatattcaaagttCGATTAATCTGGTTGAAAttcatgtgtatttttaaagtgCCTGAAGATCCACTCATCACTAAAGCTCATGTCATGcaagagaaacaaacatttaaggTGAACTGATCAATTCACAATGTCAACTCATACATCGAGGAACACGGAAGAGACCATTCCACCTTTAAAGCTGCTGGTGGCTGCGTGTAGCCTCTGAGCAGCACGgtgaattaaattatttttactgGCTGTTGTTAACTCGtaaagatgaaaaggcagcaaaacGTCCCTTTCATTCATCACTGACTCTTCTGACGCTTTCTTtatttgtgatgcatttgcacagGAACATTACAAATCCAGCCTATTGAGCTTGGACAGCTTGTGCTGTGTCCGGAGCTGCAGGAGATGAAAGCTGGCTGAGCTGCGTTTTCACCAACGCCCGTTGGATGATGAGTCTGATCTGAGCCTGAACTAAAAAACTCCTCTTCAGAATGGATGTTTCCAACTCTGCTTCATTTGCCTTTGTTGCTTAATGCCGCGCTAATTACAACCGACTACATCCACGGTATTATCTGATGCTACTTAGCCAGGTGTTTGGCTGatatatgtaatatatgtgAACTTGTCACTGTATGAACAGTGGTTATGTGACGCGCCGTGAAACGCGCTGCAACTTAACCATGCGCGTGCTCACAGTAccaggaaaacacaacacacaacaacaacgtAGGAAAGTACCGGTACGTCTTTTGAGCTACGGTGCAGCTGATGTTCGCCTCCTCAGAAAATATACGACAGGCTACGGCACAGACGCCGATCCCAAATGGGAACTGCAAGAACTGTAACTGGTTGCTTGTGTTTTCCCCGACATGTGTCTGATGTTGGTGGAATTTGTTGAGAGTGAAGAAaggctcttttctttttcagctgcaCTGCAAACCTGTGTGTAACTCACCGTCGTTCTGTATCACTAAGTGCATTAAACTATCAGTTTATCAACGGGCGAAATCCGACGCTCAAACATATAAATGAAACTCTACATTGTAGATACAAAGCGACTTTTCGTTTCTAAACATAATGTTAACTGCAAACATTTGTGATTTAGAATCACAGAAGATAAGAATCacaattttaatttgaaaaatttCTCCCCTACCTTATTGTGAGAAAATCCTGATTTGATattggaagtttttttttgttttttcaagtgGACTTTACGCTAAACTCACAGACCTTCTTTTAAGACTTGTTTTTGAACGCTTAAATGACTGAATGGTACAAAGACGTAGGTCTGAGGACGCTCACCTCTGTGAAGCTGAAGAAGAGTCCGACGCCCCCGAGGATCTTCAGAGCCTCTGTTGCATGATTCAGCATCTTATCCCCGCAGGTGTAACAGACACTCTCCTTTTTGCATGACTAGagtgaagagacaaaaacagaagaaagggcCTTTAGCCTTGTGTAGCATGAGTCAACTGTTTGTGAGCCAAGTCAGAATAAGCTACTAAGATCTATTCTGAGAACTACAGAAAGAGGCCTAATTTTAACTGATGCTGTTTGAGGGAAACACTGTGCTGCACAGTGATGCAAGGGAGCAgctgaacattttatttaaaggcCATATAATCtggataaaacagaaacaaaatacaGTTAAATTCTGCAGAAACTCAAGGaaaacagtgtttgttgttgctgatggATCTCACGATGTGTCGTGTGACATTTAAGACTTACAGCTGGGCAGTTCTGCAAATCCTGTTCAAACTCTGTCCGGCTGGCGGTCACATTGAGCAGCCCACAGCAGTTCAGCTGAGTCTCCAGGTCTGTCTTGGTCTTGTTTTCCAGTATTCCCCATGCAGAGTTCAGAAGGGCCTCCTGGAAAAGCAAATAAGACAGGGgggacaataaataaaaataaactagaGCCTGGCTCTTATAGCAATTGTTTATGTAGACAAAAACGTATTGTGATTAATATTAAAGTTAATGCAGATGCAGTGTAGGACAATGTCCCCACCTGCTGCCCACGGTTCATCGCCAAGCAGGAACAGGAAACTCCGAATTGGAACAGGAAAACGATGAAAAGAATAACCATGTACTGAGAGCAAGAGGTCAAAGGAACAACCACAGTGCGACAAcgtaaaagaaaagaagaagaaaacaacaacaacagcatacCCACATTTTCAAATCACTGTCTCATACTTCACAGCAGCTCATGATAGGGCCACAGGTATCAAATCTATGAGTTACTCAGACAGTTATCAGGCAGACTGAGCAGTTCAAAGACCACACACATCATCAGTCAGtcttgtttttatcatttatcattcagCCCAATGATCACCTATAAACTTTTGTATTAATCCCAAAGGTGTGAAAGgatacaaagaaaagcatcactTGGTGGTGGCGTATTGCCCCGATGAGTCCGACGATGGCgatgagcagcaggaagaagcCCACTGCAATGACCCCTCCGATGATGTGGATGCTCGACACCAAGCCGAATCCCTTCCCCCATACCGCTACTCCGATCAGCAGCAGCCCAACCAGCTGTAGGGAGCAGAGGGATGGAAGTTAACCAGAGTCAGCTGAGGCGGTGTGCCTCTGATGGAGCGGAGCTTATCACATGGTTAACACCACCACTTATCCTCTAAACACGATTTAGGTCTTTGGGAGCACTTTGCTGATTCAAATTCGTGTGTGAATAAATAATGCAGGTGAAGCAACAGCAACGTTCACAGGGAACGAAACAAGCTGAGTGAAAGTCAGGGTTTAATGTTAACATCGTTTCACGTGGCCCTGGTCATAAGACTGATGGTCCCTGATCTGTTTCTGATcatctgaaacaaatgaaaaacactgagttCATtgtcatgcccccccccccccccccccccccccgattaCTTTTAACAAGCAAGAACCCTGCAAGGTTCAAGGTGATCTGCAAATCTACAAATTGCACATTTTGTCCAACATTAGTCCAAAAGccaaagatgttcagtttgCCATCATATAAAACttagaaaaacagcaaatgtttaaGAATTTGAGAAAGTTGGACAAGTGaattttttgctgaaaaaatgacttaaatgattagtcagtcataaaaaaatgtttctgaaaatCATCTCTAGGAGAAACGGCCTTTTTACGCGTCGCCTTTCACTGATGCGTGTCCTCATTCTGCACAGCAACTGCAGCCTCACACTCGAGACCGTTACCGTGACTCAGCTGTCAACAACATGATTGGCTGCATGTGTACATGTTCCAGTTCTAGTTGTCTGACTGAGTGGGTCGTGTCTCAAGTGTTTCCTTCAGAACTGAGTCGACTGGAACAACAAGCTCTCTGGTTTACTGCGTGTGTTGTTGTTCGCTGTAGTCCCATCTCTTCACAGAGTGCATATGTGGCTGACTTGTAAAGAAGACAGCAGGTAATACAGGCTTTCTGCAGCTTTACcaagttaaattaaaattaaacatcacattaaataaattttaaagGTCCCATATTGTAGAAAGTGAGACTTCCATGCCAAATCAGGTCTGTGCGCTATATAAATACTGCTAAAGTATCAAAGCGCTCAGTCCTCAGAGAAATGCACACAGTCCATATTCAGAAACTGTGCCTTAAAATGAGCCGACAGGACTTCCACAACATTGTGATACCACGACTACACTGTCACCGTGCTCATTCGTACCGCCGGCACAGCCCTCCCAGACCCACCGTCCAGCCCttctttttgttgctttaaCTTTgttaacaacacaacacaaagcagtCACTCAGTTGCTGAGCTAGCAAGgcacaagacaaaaaaagtgtGGAGGAAACGCTGAACAATCGTTGGAAGTCAGGAAGCCAGTTTATCATTGCACAACGTTCCCAAGAGTAGAAACATCACATACATCATTATCTATATATATCATTAACTAACAGCAGCACATAATGATTGGAAGGATTAACCAATTAACAACTGGAGATTTTCAAGACAGTTTTTCCTAAATTAtctaaaattacatttaacatCACAAAAGAATAACACCAATACTACAAATCTCACAGTCACACTGCACAAAGTATTAAAGTTCTCAATACAAACAGTGAGCATAGCTAGAATTATATCTCTGTTTATTTCCTTTCATATTctgaataatataataattaaacCCAACCTGAACCTTGATAAGATCTGTATAAATgactttaaaatacattttaagtatttaaaatgaaactgaataaatgtttaaagactTTTCAAGACCTGTTGACACAATATTTTATTGCCTACAAAACTTGGCACTTTATTAGAaggagtaaaaaaataaaaattacagcCTTAAAATCTACGATAGTGAGAACACCTCTCTGACATTCATCACTGTGTATCGTTGTTTAGTATTTGGATTTACAAAGTTGTTGTACTGGATCTCCTCAGTACAGCGGGGTGTCTCTGACCCCAGTTTAAATACCAGTTTACAGGGAGTATAAGCTAGCCGATCTGAACGCAgagacgcgcacacacacagagacacagacgaTTAAATCTCGTCGTGGCAAATACGGGTGACTGATAAGGCAGAGGATGTGAAAGATGAACCACTCAAGCatgtcagttttacatttttaggtCAGCTGGCCTCCCGGCTAACGGGAACATAATGGCGATAGCTAAAGGGGCTAAAGCGCTAACGGTACTACTGTCTACATTTCTGTCTAGTCAGACACTAAACGTCCACTTATTTCTAAGTAATGATGAGAACAGAGTACATACCGATAATCACCCGCGGAGTGAAAACAGAGGCGTGTGAAGCAAAAGGCGAAAACATCAGTAACATTCATGCTAACGCTGCGCTAGCCAGCCTAAGCTAACGTGGCTAGCTGAAACTTAGCATGATGATCCATTTTGTTTCACTCACCATGTAAACCACATTCAGGGAACAAAGCGCATTTTTGGAACAGGTGAACCCGCCACAGACCATATTCGAAAAATCCTCTACTGGCTCAGTCAAGCGAGTGaataggccttttttttttattttaaaaataaaacgcAATAGATGTGTGTTGTCTGGCTCTGGGTAGCGCTAACGGTCTGGACTCAGGTGTTTTTGGTCACGGAGAGGGCGTGCTTCACGACGTCAGCGCCATGCGTGACGTTAGGacgtcaagaaaaaaaaagacgtcaCCGCTCCaacgcttaaaaaaaaaaaagaaaaaatccaatCTTAATACTAATAACAAtagtgagactttttttttaaatcagtataAAACAGGCAAACTGATtagattaaaattaaa
Coding sequences within it:
- the tspan31 gene encoding tetraspanin-31, producing the protein MVCGGFTCSKNALCSLNVVYMLVGLLLIGVAVWGKGFGLVSSIHIIGGVIAVGFFLLLIAIVGLIGAIRHHQVMLFFYMVILFIVFLFQFGVSCSCLAMNRGQQEALLNSAWGILENKTKTDLETQLNCCGLLNVTASRTEFEQDLQNCPASCKKESVCYTCGDKMLNHATEALKILGGVGLFFSFTEILGVWLAVRYRNQKDPRANPSAFL